ATGTACTGGCCTTCGCCCGTGCGGTCGCGGTGCGCGAGCGCTGTCAGCACGGCGACTGTCGAGTACATGCCCGTCATCAGATCGGCGATGGCGACGCCTGCTTTCTGCGGACCGCCGCCCGGCTGCCCGTCGCGCTCGCCCGTGATGCTCATGAAGCCGCCGATGCCCTGCACGATGAAGTCGTAGCCCGCGCGCTGAGCATACGGCCCCGTCTGCCCGAAGCCCGTTACCGAGCAGTAGACGATATCCGGCTTCACGGCCTTTAGCGATTCATAGTCGAGCCCGTACTTCTTCAATTGGCCGACCTTGTAGTTCTCCAGCACGACGTCGCTTTGCGCGGCCAGTTCGCGGACGATCTGCTGTCCTTCTGGCGTCGCGATGTCGACCGTCACCGAGCGCTTGTTGCGGTTCGCCGCCAGATAGTAGGCGGCCTCGCGCGTGTCCGCGCCGTCCGGCGTTTTCAGATACGGCGGCCCCCAATGACGCGTGTCGTCGCCGGCGCCCGGACGCTCGACCTTGATCACGTCGGCGCCGAAATCGGCGAGCGTTTGCGCGCACCACGGACCAGCGAGCACGCGGGTGAGGTCCAGCACGCGGATATGACTGAGTGCGCCCATATTCTGTCTACGTCTCCAATGTGATGGGGCACGCGCCGCGCGGGCGCTGCCCGATTCGATCGATGTGTTGCATCTTAAGCGATCGGCCGCGCCTGGCCTATCCAGCCTGACGGCATAGGACAAATGACAGCCGGGGCATTTTTCGAGGAAAAACTGGCCGGATGGCCAATGCCGCGCGCAACCCGCGCCACGCCGCCGCGCGAGAACGCCGATCCCGTATAATCGACCGTTCAGGAAACAATCTATTGCGACGGCCGGTCAGTCTTCCGCAGCCGTCGGCTCAAGCCAGGACCGTCCCCAAAAGCACGCTATGAAAGCCGCCGAAATCCGCGAGAAATTCCTCAAGTTCTTCGAATCGAAGGGCCATACGATCGTCCGTTCGTCGAGCCTCGTGCCCGGCAACGACCCGACGCTGCTCTTCACCAATTCGGGCATGGTGCAGTTCAAAGATGTGTTTCTCGGCGCCGAATCGCGTCCGTACTCGCGGGCCACGACGGCGCAGCGGAGCGTGCGCGCGGGCGGCAAGCACAACGACCTGGAAAACGTCGGCTACACCGCGCGTCACCACACGTTCTTCGAAATGCTCGGCAACTTCTCGTTCGGCGACTATTTCAAGCGCGACGCGATCCACTACGCGTGGGAACTGCTGACGGGCGTCTACCAGCTGCCGAAGGAAAAGCTCTGGGTCACCGTCTATCAGGAAGACGACGAAGCCTTCGGCATCTGGGAAAAAGAAGTCGGCGTGCCGGCTGAGCGCATCATCCGCATCGGCGACAACAAGGGTGCGCGCTACGCGTCGGACAACTTCTGGCAGATGGCCGACGTCGGCCCGTGCGGCCCGTGCTCGGAAATCTTCTACGACCACGGTCCGGACGTGTGGGGCGGCCCGCCGGGATCGCCTGAAGAAGACGGCGATCGTTACATCGAGATCTGGAATCTCGTGTTCATGCAGTTCAGCCGCGACGCGCAGGGCAACATGACGCCGCTGCCCAAGCAGTGCGTGGACACGGGCATGGGCCTGGAACGTATCGCGGCCGTGCTGCAGCACGTGCACAGCAACTACGAGATCGACCTGTTCCAGGCGCTCATCAAGGCTGCCGGCCGTGAAACGGGAATCGAAGATCTGTCGAACAACTCGCTGAAGGTGATCGCCGATCACATCCGCGCGTGCTCGTTCCTGATCGTCGACGGCGTGATCCCCGGCAACGAAGGCCGTGGCTACGTGCTGCGCCGTATCGTGCGCCGTGCTATCCGTCATGGCTACAAGCTCGGCCGCAAGGGTTCGTTCTTCCACAAGCTGGTCGCGGATCTCGTCGCGCAGATGGGCGGCGCGTATCCCGAACTGGCTGATGCCGAACAGC
This genomic interval from Paraburkholderia sabiae contains the following:
- a CDS encoding CaiB/BaiF CoA transferase family protein, giving the protein MGALSHIRVLDLTRVLAGPWCAQTLADFGADVIKVERPGAGDDTRHWGPPYLKTPDGADTREAAYYLAANRNKRSVTVDIATPEGQQIVRELAAQSDVVLENYKVGQLKKYGLDYESLKAVKPDIVYCSVTGFGQTGPYAQRAGYDFIVQGIGGFMSITGERDGQPGGGPQKAGVAIADLMTGMYSTVAVLTALAHRDRTGEGQYIDMALLDVQVAMLANMNSNFLASGKPPARWGNAHPNIVPYQTFQTSDSWIIVAVGNDGQFRKFVEAGQRAELADDDRFATNPARVRNREILVPILAEMVRTRSKHEWIDALEAAGVPCGPINDLEEVFDNEQVVARGMQLQLPHPSGGTVKLVRNPIRMSATPPEAQAHPPTLGEHTEAVLRDVLGYGDEQIDGLRGRSVI